The genomic stretch TAACACGACACAATCCCTCAAACACAAGGACTTTTCTTTAAAGAGTGGAGTGTTTAAAATTGCTCTCCTTTTCAGAATGCACCTCTTGATCGTGAGTGAACCGCAAGTGCACGGTTGTGTCAAATTGTAAAAAGATCGAACCCTTAGAGAGATGTATGATTACCGAGTTTTACTTCAACTATGTTTATCTAAAGCGGTTGCAAAAGAGTGTGTTTGATGCAATTTGAAAATAGAAATTAGCAAATGATATAAATATGACATGGGATTGTGATTGCAACTCTAGACTCACCCTAATGATTTATCCATATTCTATTACGAGATTAATTTGAGAGTTTTCATAGAAAAGTATATTACAGCGTGTGTCGCCCACTATCATGGCGTGCGAAACCTAAACATTGATCTCAAAATGACTAACGACTTTCTCAGTCGAGATCAAATCGCCTTGTCAATGGTGCCTCGAACTCAATTGTCAAGCAATCTTATTTCAGACATCGATGCATATTCTTTCATATCATGCTCGTGTCCATGTTACCCTTGCTTTTGCACCCGACATAGACATCTGAATTGTAACTcaaattccaaaataaaaatacACTCAAGATTTTTCTTGTAATACATAGAGGATAAATTCATTAGGGGTTGTCATGAGATAAGCTCTCACAGCCTCTTGTTCCCAAGGGACTACTCACACATGGTAAGGTaagaaacaacaataataatatttagaaacatttgcaatagaaataaataaattaaaacaagtaaaagcaataacaaattaaaattaaaatgaaggtAAGATTGCAATACCAAAAAGTTCATAAATTACAAGAGAGTAACAAAAAGTTAAGCTAAGAATAAAATAACTATTATATATAATGATAGTAGTAAAAGTGATTCTCTTGATCCCTAAGTCTCTATTTATACTAATTGAAGGCATAAGTCTCTAAATTAGCACTAATTTTGAGCTTAACTATCACTAATTCCTAATCATAGAGTTTGAGAAGTTACAAATGCCAAAAGGTCACAAAAACTGCAAAATAATCAAAAGTTCGTAACCGCCTGAGGACCGACACGGGTCGTGTCAATGAAAATGGGATGGCCATGTCATCCTCTGGTTGCTTATATGAAGGTGGCTTAAATGGGCTAACACAGCTCGTGTCATGGGACACGACCAGGCCGTGTTGAAACTGGGAAATTTGTATGGGAAGCGCTCATTTTTGTGTGATCTTTGCCCTTTTTCGTTTTGATTCGCTTCATTGGCCTCTTATTACCTAAAAACAAACAAAGGAGACAACAATGCGTAAAAATGAACTAAGATGGTGAAAACACACATGAAATAGAAGGAAAAACAAACAAGAAACATGATACTTTTGTCGCTTATCAAATACCCCCAAACTTGAATCGTTGCTTATCCTCAAACAACAAGCTTTCTTAGAAATAATTTGGATGAAGAGGTTTGggttcttcaaaatctcaaaaagATGAAATTGCTTGATGCTTATATGTGGTCAGTTATTCTGACCGGCTAAGACTTAAGTTCCCATGTACTTACTGATACCAAAAGCATTACCGAAACACAAAAACCATAAAACAAATATAGTCAAAAGTTTCCTAATTTGGTCACTTCTCTAGCTACGCTTTGGACTGAAGTATCTTtttcgattttctttccttttcgtttGGACAATCAAATTAAGGCATTTTGGAATTGTGATTTTCATCACACACATATAAGATCAACTGAGGATTTTCATTTGATACATCACATAGCAAACATGTTTATTCTCTTTTTATTCGATGTTGGGGTTCAACCACtgttgggctgaataaccgggtgagggtgcCCAGCTTAATAAGTGGAATTGCGTTTTACCACCGgagatttttttcttttatttttcataaattttttcgATTTTTTGACTGTTTATTATTCCCTAATCGATCAAGCATGTTATATGAATCTAATTTATTCCAGACCTTCATAATCAACTATGCAGGAAATACTTCTCAATATTTGAGTACTATGGTACAAAACTTGTGACCTATTCGAGAAACTAAGGGTGTTCGAATAATACCGATTTTATCGATTTTTCACCGGCCCCTAAACTTAGCCAATCCTCATTAAAATCTTATATAATTTCtcaacaaaatttcaaaattaagggCCTTTCAGAAGACAAAAAATTTGATggctcaatttttgggattttcaaCAAACGGtaaatgaaaattttgaaaaatacacaacaaacaaataaaacaaaaatgcgGAAAAGAAGGAAAATACCCCCTCCCCAAACTTAAACCagacattggcctcaatgttccAATTCAAGTGGGAGAGGTGGAGAGGAACTCACAAACACCTCAATGAGGAGGCAAGAAGTGAACAGATAAGAGAATTGGAAAGGATTTTCTATTATTGCTTTCTTCTTTTTGAGTTTTCTTATTTATTAAAACCAAAGAATCCTGCAAAATTAAACGAAATGAAAGACATTAGCAATTAAAAGCGTGAGTTGTCTTCCACGAAGCATTTTGTTTAACATTGTTTTAGCTTGACGGTTCATGATTGCAAGCACTCATGGTGGTTCTTTTAGGATCAAGTGTATTTCTTCTTCTAATACATCATTAGCGACATAGTTTTTTAATCTTTGTCCATTCACAGTGAATGAGCCCTTAGATTCACTCCAAATTTCAATTGCTCCATACAGTGTCACCCTATACACCACCAAGGGTCCAGACCACCGAGATCGAAGTTTTCCAGGAAATAATTTAAGTCTCGAATTAAACAATAAGATTGGATCTTATTTATTGAAGGACTCCTTTACCAGGCCATCTCTTAGTTCTCTCTTTATATAGCTTCGCATTCTCATACGCATCAAGTCGTAATTCTTCAAACTCACTTagttgtaattttctttttatttctctaGCCATCTGATAACCTAGATTAAATGCTTTGATAGCCGAATATATTAGCTTGAATAGAGCCATGCCGATGGGAGTTTTTTAAGCAGTGTGGTATGCCCAAATTGAGTCCTCGAGTTTGGAGGACCAGTATTTCCTAAAAATGGACATTGTCTTCTCTAAAATGGATTTTATCTCTCTATTAGAAATCTTAACTAGACCACTTGTTTGGGGATGGTAGGGTGTAGAAACCCTATGCCTAATCACATATTTCTTAAGAAGGCTCTTAAATTTCCTGGCAATAAAACGCGATCTCCCATCTCTTATCATCATCCTAGGGACCCCAAACCAtaggaaaattattttttttgaacaTTTTTGTCACGACTCATGCATCATTTATTGGAGAGGCGATGTCCTCAATCCATTTTGATACATAATCCATATCCACGAGTATTAATAATTTCCCCTAAATGATGGAAAGGATCCCATAAAATTGATCTCGGAAAAATATCGATGGTATGTCCACCGTAGAGATTAGACCAATAAAGGCCACCTTGTAGGATTTTCAACACAATTTTGCCAGTACTAGTATGTCCACCATAGGCAGAAGCAAGACAATGAACCATAACACTCTTAATTTCCTCCTCATGGATACACCTCCGTAAAACTCCATCGGCGCCTCTCTAAAAAAGCAGAGGCTCATCATGATAGTAATGCCTAAGGTCATAGAAGAATGTCTTCTTAAGTTGGTAGTTCATATCCTGCTGTAAGACTCTAACTGGTAGTTGACAAATTCAGCATACCAAAGTGTTTCTTTGTGTACCAATGCATACAACTTGTCATTTGGGAAAGAGTCATCAAGCGGTAAATCTTCTCTTTTTTGTTCAGTTAATCTGCACAACATATTTTCTATCCCTTTTTATCTCTTATCTCAATATCAAATTCTTGTAGCATTAAAATACATCTGATAAGCCTAGGTTTATCATTTTTCTTACTTAGGAGATATCTGATGGTCATATTGTCTATAAAGACAATTATCTTAGAGCCCGCTAAATAAGGGCGAAATTATTAATAGCAAAGATTGCGACCAATAGTTCTTTCTTTGTGGTCGCACAATTAATTTGCGCCTCGTCCAGAGTCCTACTAGTATAATAAATGACATGCATTTTTCTATCTTCTTTTTTTACCCAACACCGTGCCTACTACATAATGGCTGGTGTCGCGCATGATATCAAATGGAGCACTTCAATCGGGAGGCTAAAATATTGGAGTAGAGATTAGTGCTTTTTTCAGGGTTTGAAAGAATTCCATACACTCATTATTGAAGTCAAATTCAGCATCTTTCATTAACAACTGGGTTAAGGGATTAGAAATCTTAGAGAAGTCTTTGATGAACCAACGCTAAAAACTACCATGTCCAAGGATACTCTGTATTTCCCTCACAATGGTGGGAGGAGTCAACTTCTTTATCACTTCAATTTTATCATGGTTAACCTCTATTCCTATAGAGGACACTAAGTACCCTAGGATAATGTCGTCGTTCACTATTAAGTGGCATTTTCCCAATTCAGAACCAGGTTAGACTTAACACACCTTTCTATGACTTTTAGGGATAGTGGATCCCCATATTTCATCCAAGAGTGGTTGGAGATCCAGTAGCACACCTATTCTGGGGGTTTGACCTCTTTTTAGTGTGCCTGATGTTTTGGACGTAGTCTTCGAATATTAAATTATTGCGTTGTAGTTCAGCCATGGCGGCACGCATCTCCGCCATGATATTGGCATTGCCTGTATCACTAGTATCCTCAAGCGAAAGGGATGGATATCTTCTGTTTACCATGTCCTATAATGGTTAAGTGTAGGAGTTAATGGCACAGCAAGGAAGGTGATGGTTATTTAAAAATAGGTAGGGCCCAGTTTAATTTACCGGGCCCCGCGGTGGGCGCCACTATACTAGTCAAAAGGTAcatggtgtgtgtgtgtgtgtgtgtgttcctCCTTCAAGGGCATGGAGACTCAAAGGCCCTAGGAGGTATATTATATGTTTGGATGGTGAATGCTTGCTCACGACTCTGAATAGCCCTGTACGGTGGTTTTTTAGGATGTTTAGGGGATctgctcacgtgaggtgagagatTCTGTAGGAGGTCGACGCTGCTGAATTATAGGTGGGCGGTAAGGCTGATAGTGTGCTAAGGTTATCGGAAGTGTGATGCTTTTTGAGTAGTGGAGAGTGTATATGACTTAGAGTCTTCCTTATCCCCTTGAAGGATGAGGTATTTATAGGAGTTCTCGATACCTAGGGTTTTTATCTCATGAACATGGTATTAAATGCTCCCTTCTTACCAGGGAAGttattgataaaattaattttgaaggGGTAAGTATTTTGTATCGTCTCCAAAAGGATTAGTGCGATATCACTGACGTTCCACAGCTAATacaattttaagaaaatatttataaGGGTTTTGATTATGAAAAGTAAGAATTTCAATAACATGTAACAATGGTAAATGCTCTGAAAATTAACGTTTAAAGAAACATGTCAGGATTAGATTTCGTTAACCTATTTCATATGTATCCTCCTAATCTAGTATGTGAACATAGTTTATTAATCGATATAATCATGTACCACTCTTCAACACCGCTTATGTCTAACTGGTATTATGggttttaccgtattgtttaatcaATAATCTCTCAACCTACTAAGCAACACAATAACATTAAGACTTGATACAAGTGAATATCAAACTTCAAATCTATGTCTAGACTCTGGTCTTTGATAGATAATGATCTTAGGTCAAGACTTAAAAGATATTTGTCAATAATGATTCAAACCATAGGAATAACATGAAAACAAAGATAACATCTATATTGATTCCTAACTAGTTCACAAAACAGGcatcaaaagaaatacatatGAGTATGGTCAATCACATCTAATCTGGACACAAGGGATTTAGCTACACATCATCATGATAACTTGCTTCACAAAAAAGGAGAAGAGATGAATAGACATCAATGTTAAAAAGTCGACTATTGGTGTGTATTCAGCTTTGGTTCCTCGATTCGAAGTTTTTATAGTGTTCTTGGTGTATTTCTCTCTCCAAAATGGTGTCTAACCCTAAAAATATCAAGTGAATACTATGTATAGAAAATAGAAAAATGCAGACAACGCTAAGCCCCAGAGAGCGCGGTTAGCGCGGCTACCAAACAAAAAGGATCAAACTGCCTTGAATGGTGCTTAGCGCAGGAAAAGGGCGCTTAGCGTGCAAGCCCTTGACTTTGCATCTTCTATCATGCTTTGACCGTGCTTAGCCTCAGATGtagctttttcttttcttcaaaaaatgcaTGTTGAAGCtatttttttgccttttaatGCCCAAAGCTTCACCAATGCAAACAAAACTACAAATAAAGTTGAGGTTTTGACATGAATATCCAATGAATCGAGTTAAAAGGTGCCACTAATTAATACTAATAGTCAACATAATTTGGCCCTTATCAATTATTGACCACCTATCTTCTCGGAGAGAATATAGACTCTCTCTTGCTCGACTCCCACGTTTGCGGGATTCCTCGAACAATTCCCCTAGATCCCATATAGGTGGCCCAATTACGAGGCAATGGCGTCCTAATCTGAGGGTTTAATTTTACCAAATATAACAACACTACACCATTTAAATAACCTTAAGTAGACAAGAGTATTAGCCCAAGGAATTAACTTCATGGTAGATATGATTAACAAAAATGTATCAAAAAGGATCATTGATAAGATTAACCATCTCAAGAAGAGGATAAAGTTATATTAGTATTATCAAGCCAAAATTTTGTAGGTTAGGAAATCATTTATCAAACCAATTTCATATGAAAAGCCTAATTAAGGATTGAGAAAtgttagcaacactctcttttcaacactctctctaacactcacttttttattgattgaaacatgtgtgggtcctaccactttatgtgggatccattttcaaagtgagggttgaaaagagagtgttgttaGCTCctttgaaggatttgaaaactatgaaaaacAAGTACCCATTCAATTTTAAACTTATAAATGGTATCTCATTATGCCACTTGACGTCTTCTGTGGTCGTGATTACGTCTCCAAATGAAGTTACGACAAATACACCCAACTTTCTCATAAACAAAAAATATGAATACAAGATATTTGGAGAATGTAATATTCATGAGGCAAGATTGAGCAACTGTAACCTGCAATATAAAAAGATGAAGATTTCTAATTAGAAGGCTTATTTCTCATTTTATCAAACACGAAGAAATGTGAGTTCTTAAAAATACAATAGTATGAGCAATACCTAACTAAGAATTGGGTTGAATGGCATGACCATTTTCAATATTATTGGAGAAGAAGACGATGGACTTGTTAAAATTGATCCTTCGATTAGAAGTCTCCCATAACTTTCAAAGATAATTCTTAATAACCTTAAATTTGAGTgaaagacacatcaacaaaaaaaaaatatcattaacTTAGAAGATATGGAAGAGATGTGCATTATTATCATGAACAAAAAGAACAACACTTTTGCTTCATCTTcttttaaaaagagaaaaaagataaAACAAACGAGTGTTTTTGAATTCATAAAaatcactttaaaaaaaaaaattaatgactatGATAAACCTCTTTATTAATGGGATAAAACAACAAAGTTGATTTTTTAAAAGCTAAAAGCATTCTCAAAATATTCTTAATAGATTACTTTGACCAAAGTTTCTTTAGTGAATTAATTAAGCACACATCTTTACTACAACTTGATAACATATAGTATAAGTACTCCTAACATATTTTACAAAAAGCCTATAGTCAAAATGCTTAGTAGACAAGTTTCTCTATACAGTGCATTTATACATAACAAACAATTAAGCAAAAACCAAAAAAGCATTTAAGCAAGTTAATCTTCTTACTTATTTGAAAACAAATGTACATATTTTCTCAAGTAAAAGACAAGCTTTGTTGGTTGATTGGATCATCATGTCACTTagattcttcttttctttttcttcctcttctttatCTTACAAACACACTATTGTCTTACCATAACTCCACGTGTCATTTTACTATGTCTCCAACATTCACATTTTCCTATGAAACCATATCAATCTatttttcatcatcttcatctttttcATTACTATATATATCATTCATCAACCACCACATGAATGAACCTCTCAACACTCACACTTACACTCTCTTCTCCATCATTCACATGTCACAAAACCACCACCTCCACTAGCTATGACACCGCCTCTTCCATTACCCTTTCTCCCTGAAGAAATCATTCTTGAAATCCTCACAAAACTTCCAATAAAATCTCTTTTACGTTTCAAGTGTGTATGCAAATCATGGTTACACATGATTTCCAACCCTTACTTCATAAAAAAACAACTTCACTTTTCAACACAAAACACTCACTTCACAACCCATCATAGAATCATCTTGAGTGCTACAACAGCTGAATTCCACCTCAAATCTTGTTCCATTACCTCTCTTTTCAATAACCCATCAACGGTTTCTGAAATCCTTAACTACCCTGTGAAAAACAAGTTTCGACATGATGGTATTGTTGGTTCTTGTAATGGCTTCCTGTGTTTTGCTATAAAAGGTGATTGTGTTCTTCTTTGGAACCCTTCTATTAGGGTTTCTAAAAAGTCACCACCTTTAGGGAATAATTGGAGACCCGGTTGTTACACTTCTTTTGGTCTTGGTTATGATCATGTCAATGAAGATTACAAGGTTGTTGCTGTTTTTTGTGATCCTAATGAGTTTTTCAGTGAATCTAAAGTTAAGATTTTTAGTATGAATACTAATTCTTGGAGGAAGATTCATGATTTCCCTCATGGTGTTTCACCTTATCAAAATTCATCTGGGAAATTTGTGAGTGGTACTCTCAATTGGGCTTCTAACTACTCGAATGGTTCGAGTTCTTTGTGGATTATTGTTTCTTTGGATTTGGAGAAGGAAACATATAGGGAAGTTCTTCCACCTGATTATGAAAAGGAAGAGTGTTCAACTCCGAGTTTGAGTGTTCTAAAGGGTTGTCTTTGCATGAACTATGATTACAAAAAGAGTGATTTTGTTGTTTGGTTGATGAAGGACTATGGTGTGAGAGAGTCTTGGATTAAATTGGTGACAATTCCTTATTTGCCTAACCCTGAGGACTTTTCATATTCAGGGCCTTATTGTATTTCAGAGAATGGTGAAGTGTTGTTGATGTTTGAGTTTGATTTGATTGTGTATAATCCAAGAGATCATTCGTTTCGGTATCCTAGGATTGAAGGTGGGAAGGGTTGGTTTGATGCAGAGGTttatgttgaaagtttggtttcaCCAATGAAGGATTAAGGTTGATGTGATTGTGCTTGTGTTAGCTATGAAACTGAAGTTTGGAGAATAAAATGATGTCAAAGTATTTGAAATCTTTCTGGTTTTTTGTTTCTGTTTATGTATTATGCCATTATTAGATGTATAATATGTATATATGAAGAACTTAGAGGCAAAGGAGTGTATATAAGTGTTGTTAGTAACTTAGTATTGATGAATCTTAGTTGTGTGTTTGTGTTGAATTGTGTTATGCACACAATGAATTGTGTAGAATATTTTTGCTTACATTTAGATactaattttgaaatatttgctCAGTGCTATGAGATTAGTTTTGTAATTTCAAAATACGGGTAGTAAAATGATCATTAGTGTTGCTGGAAAATGGCTAATTTGAAATTTAAGCTTAGTGATATGAAACTAGACTTGTAATTTCAAAATACTAGAGTTTGAATCTCATTGAAAACGTTGTAAAATTTGTACTCCctctggtcctatttataagaaaatatttccttatgtccagatacattatttattcaatgtatctaaaaagaaaataagatacattatttattcaatgtatctaaaaaggaaatattttcttataaataggaccagagATAGTAAATTAGTGCTACAGTATAATGGCACGTTTTTCTATAAGTGGTAGATTTATTTTAAAGAATATATGATGGAAGATGGGCAAGTATATGCTTTCTAGTATTATTGTAAGTAAGCATATTTTTAAGTAATAATCTTCTGATTCCAGTGCATTTTGAAGggggaaaaaaaaagaagaatatagACTATTCTCAAGTTGAAATGATAGGTAATTAACTGCATTTGAGAAACAGGGCATATTCTGTTGGTATAGGATAACAAAAGGAGGAAATTTCAATAACCCATTGCAACTAGATATTCAATCCTTTTGCATCCTCTACATATCAGAGCACAATGCTGAAGCAAGAAcggaataaagtaaaaaaaaagctTGAGAATCTGGTTCTCTAGCACAAAACTGGAAGCAGATTTGTGGCTTCTTCAGTAGATATGAAAAACAGCAACGGACAGCATATATCAAGTTTGAAACATATACAATAATGTAAAAAGGGTACTgcatttttgtgttttattagATGCTTGATTACATTAAATTAAAATTGACTTTTATTAGATGCTTGATTACattaaatttaaattgatttgattttgcCTCTGTTT from Vicia villosa cultivar HV-30 ecotype Madison, WI linkage group LG4, Vvil1.0, whole genome shotgun sequence encodes the following:
- the LOC131595500 gene encoding F-box/kelch-repeat protein At3g23880-like, with protein sequence MTPPLPLPFLPEEIILEILTKLPIKSLLRFKCVCKSWLHMISNPYFIKKQLHFSTQNTHFTTHHRIILSATTAEFHLKSCSITSLFNNPSTVSEILNYPVKNKFRHDGIVGSCNGFLCFAIKGDCVLLWNPSIRVSKKSPPLGNNWRPGCYTSFGLGYDHVNEDYKVVAVFCDPNEFFSESKVKIFSMNTNSWRKIHDFPHGVSPYQNSSGKFVSGTLNWASNYSNGSSSLWIIVSLDLEKETYREVLPPDYEKEECSTPSLSVLKGCLCMNYDYKKSDFVVWLMKDYGVRESWIKLVTIPYLPNPEDFSYSGPYCISENGEVLLMFEFDLIVYNPRDHSFRYPRIEGGKGWFDAEVYVESLVSPMKD